A window from Lactiplantibacillus pentosus encodes these proteins:
- a CDS encoding ATP-binding protein: MNNQTLQKVLIIGAGHNDIGREGQHDAAVTQIGAAIRRLGIAVVLVDNNAYSVAAENRFADKVYLEPLTVAAVTKIIEAEQPDGLIPSLGGIQTVTLIQGLIRNNVLKNNQVKLLQWDQDVVDMIVNPALMSNRLKDIGEPVIASQVVASTAEAMAVVRHVGFPVIVKSVAPRIEASRQLCEDEDELQQALAMGFKVSGTKQCIVEQSIVGYKELEFVAVRDQKDTALLVSGMENFDPVGIHSADSIVFAPTQTITDQEYQQFRAAMLKIMRKLRLSGSCHVQFALDPATQNYYVIKVTPYFDRTMALAARATEYPLALVVGNLMVGISLAEVKLPGAYRKQTALIEPVLDHIVCRIPVWPFNVLNKVSHQLDTVTESTGSVIGVGRSTEEALLKGLRSTDESRYHVIANRPQNYSEGELIQRLIHPQAGRMLILLEALNRGYQIDELAELTKIDAFYFYKLSHILEIERALRERPFDVHALGRAKYFGFTDEDAAAAWQAEVSKVRQFALENEIRPTFKEIEPTAGEFTEQTSTYYSTYEFDNESQPTAGRRVVVIGTGANRIGTNHGNDYLVSQLLFYLKKANYEPILINANPNSVAMTPQLAKKRYVEPKQYSDILNVLAIEKPLIVFTTYHDYRLGQQLIRDGYQVIQINNSLPREQIKTNDSPAVEVITDGTDVSIFGISEIIAGNNLRGNVRGAVEVFPIRDKAENQAITALTDEIKQRVLAMGAPGLYTVRLAIADTKLQLATIEPMSIATMALISKASGSSVTRLLLHVKLGESLTKVMYDYPDVNRLKPVYVQANTFPYNHLQIYDEVEATGEPGHATGTVIAHGDTLKAALTALNQGNEDTDF, translated from the coding sequence GTGAACAATCAAACCTTACAAAAAGTCCTGATCATCGGGGCGGGCCACAACGATATCGGCCGTGAAGGACAACATGATGCGGCCGTCACCCAAATCGGTGCGGCGATTCGGCGACTCGGTATCGCGGTCGTACTCGTGGATAACAACGCCTATTCAGTGGCGGCGGAAAATCGGTTTGCGGATAAGGTCTACTTAGAGCCGTTGACGGTTGCTGCTGTGACTAAAATTATCGAGGCCGAGCAACCCGATGGCCTGATTCCTTCCTTGGGTGGCATTCAAACGGTGACCCTGATTCAGGGGTTAATTCGAAATAACGTGCTTAAGAATAATCAGGTCAAGCTGTTGCAGTGGGATCAAGACGTTGTCGATATGATCGTCAATCCCGCCCTCATGAGTAATCGACTGAAGGATATTGGCGAACCGGTGATTGCCTCGCAGGTCGTGGCCAGTACTGCAGAAGCGATGGCGGTCGTGCGTCACGTCGGCTTCCCGGTCATCGTTAAATCAGTGGCGCCACGGATTGAAGCGAGTCGGCAACTCTGTGAAGATGAAGATGAACTGCAACAAGCGTTAGCGATGGGCTTCAAAGTGTCAGGTACCAAGCAATGCATTGTCGAACAAAGTATTGTTGGCTATAAGGAACTTGAGTTTGTTGCCGTCCGTGACCAAAAGGACACCGCATTACTCGTCAGTGGGATGGAAAACTTTGATCCGGTCGGCATTCACTCGGCGGACTCAATCGTTTTTGCGCCGACGCAGACGATCACTGACCAGGAGTATCAACAGTTTCGAGCCGCGATGCTGAAAATCATGCGTAAGCTGCGGCTCAGTGGGTCCTGCCACGTTCAGTTCGCCTTGGATCCGGCAACTCAAAATTACTATGTCATTAAAGTGACGCCGTATTTTGACCGCACGATGGCCTTGGCTGCCCGCGCAACCGAGTACCCACTCGCCCTAGTTGTCGGTAATCTGATGGTTGGCATTAGCTTAGCCGAAGTCAAATTACCAGGGGCTTATCGTAAACAGACGGCCCTCATTGAACCGGTGCTCGACCATATCGTCTGTCGCATCCCAGTCTGGCCGTTCAATGTGCTGAATAAGGTCAGCCACCAACTCGATACGGTCACTGAATCGACTGGATCCGTGATTGGCGTGGGTCGCTCAACGGAAGAAGCTTTGCTGAAAGGGTTGCGTTCGACCGATGAATCACGGTATCACGTGATTGCCAATCGGCCACAGAACTATTCTGAAGGCGAACTGATTCAGCGCTTGATTCACCCACAAGCTGGGCGGATGCTGATTCTGCTAGAGGCACTGAATCGGGGCTACCAGATTGACGAGCTAGCTGAGTTGACCAAGATCGACGCCTTTTATTTCTATAAATTAAGTCATATTTTAGAAATCGAACGCGCTTTACGTGAGCGGCCTTTCGACGTCCACGCATTGGGACGGGCTAAATATTTTGGCTTTACCGATGAAGACGCGGCCGCTGCTTGGCAGGCCGAGGTCAGCAAAGTACGCCAGTTTGCACTGGAAAATGAAATTCGGCCGACGTTTAAAGAAATCGAACCAACGGCCGGCGAATTCACGGAACAAACTAGTACTTATTATTCAACTTATGAATTTGACAATGAAAGCCAACCGACTGCGGGTCGTCGTGTGGTCGTGATTGGCACCGGCGCCAACCGTATCGGGACTAACCATGGTAACGATTATCTCGTCTCACAGCTGTTGTTTTACTTGAAGAAGGCCAATTACGAGCCAATTTTGATCAATGCTAATCCGAATAGTGTGGCGATGACGCCGCAATTGGCGAAAAAGCGCTATGTTGAGCCTAAGCAGTATTCTGACATTTTAAATGTGTTGGCGATTGAAAAGCCGTTGATCGTCTTTACCACGTACCATGACTATCGGCTGGGCCAACAGCTGATTCGGGATGGCTATCAAGTCATTCAAATCAATAACAGTTTGCCACGCGAACAAATCAAGACGAACGATTCACCGGCCGTGGAAGTGATTACGGACGGAACGGATGTCTCGATTTTCGGCATCAGCGAAATCATTGCTGGCAATAATCTTCGTGGCAACGTGCGCGGTGCGGTCGAAGTCTTCCCAATTCGGGATAAGGCTGAAAATCAAGCAATTACGGCACTGACTGACGAAATCAAGCAACGGGTCCTCGCGATGGGCGCTCCCGGATTGTATACGGTACGCTTAGCAATTGCGGATACGAAGCTGCAACTGGCCACGATTGAACCGATGAGCATTGCGACTATGGCACTGATCAGTAAAGCAAGTGGCTCGAGCGTGACCCGCTTATTACTACACGTGAAGTTGGGCGAGTCGTTGACCAAGGTGATGTACGACTATCCAGACGTCAACCGCTTGAAGCCCGTTTACGTCCAGGCCAACACGTTCCCATATAATCATTTACAGATTTATGATGAAGTCGAAGCAACCGGCGAACCTGGTCACGCGACTGGGACGGTGATTGCCCATGGTGACACGTTGAAAGCGGCGTTGACGGCCTTGAATCAGGGCAATGAGGACACTGACTTCTAG
- a CDS encoding histidine phosphatase family protein — protein sequence MAKTLYLMRHGETLFNRLHKIQGACDSPLTERGIADAKQVGDYFRRAQITFDHAYCSTQERASDTLELVTDQPYERVKGIKEWGFGVFEGESEVLNPKPDPVRRSHGDFFLQYGGESDLQVQARVVKTLTEIMERPNHQQVLAVSHGGASFMFLRKWLSMDEIERQGIVLHNCAVLKYRYEAGQFQFDEVIDWSANPTAQIN from the coding sequence TTGGCAAAGACACTATATTTAATGCGGCACGGTGAGACCTTGTTCAATCGGCTGCACAAGATTCAAGGTGCGTGTGATTCACCATTAACGGAACGGGGTATTGCGGATGCCAAGCAGGTCGGCGACTATTTTCGGCGAGCACAGATCACGTTTGATCATGCCTACTGTTCGACCCAGGAACGCGCTAGCGACACCTTAGAACTCGTGACTGACCAGCCGTACGAACGGGTAAAAGGGATTAAGGAGTGGGGCTTTGGTGTTTTTGAAGGAGAATCTGAAGTCTTGAATCCCAAACCCGACCCAGTTCGGCGCAGCCACGGTGATTTCTTCTTACAATATGGTGGTGAAAGTGACTTACAAGTTCAGGCGCGCGTGGTCAAGACGTTGACGGAAATTATGGAACGTCCCAATCATCAGCAGGTTCTCGCGGTGAGCCACGGGGGCGCCAGCTTCATGTTCTTGCGAAAATGGCTGTCGATGGACGAAATTGAACGGCAGGGCATCGTGTTACACAATTGTGCCGTTTTGAAATATCGCTATGAAGCGGGCCAGTTCCAGTTTGATGAAGTGATCGATTGGTCGGCCAATCCAACAGCTCAGATAAATTAA
- a CDS encoding iron chaperone, which yields MADQLHTDLAVLQPYFEAGKSSAQRAQLIPLLNWVHTTFPQLTPRVAWNQPMFTDHGTFIIGFSTAKDHLNIALETPTLDHFRAAIEANGDHATKMLWQINFETPVNHDLLAQTIQYNIDTKQATTTFWRA from the coding sequence ATGGCTGACCAACTACACACCGATCTGGCAGTACTTCAACCGTATTTTGAGGCTGGTAAGTCCAGCGCACAACGGGCACAGCTGATTCCGCTGCTTAATTGGGTCCACACAACGTTTCCACAATTAACCCCGCGCGTGGCTTGGAACCAGCCGATGTTCACTGACCACGGGACCTTTATCATTGGTTTTAGCACGGCAAAGGACCACTTGAATATTGCGCTAGAGACCCCCACGCTTGACCATTTTCGAGCTGCTATCGAAGCCAACGGTGACCACGCCACAAAGATGCTCTGGCAAATCAATTTTGAAACACCCGTTAATCATGACTTGCTGGCCCAGACGATTCAGTACAATATTGACACTAAGCAAGCGACCACGACTTTTTGGCGGGCTTAA
- a CDS encoding chloramphenicol acetyltransferase — MTITKPNMHAVAIDQETWPRQPYFYYFTKLAPSGFSLTVNMDVTRTLTWTKAHQVKFNAAYLYLVSRLLTTHPEMRVGYLNDQLVTFDVLHPSYTILHADRTMANLWTTYDNNFRTFYQHYLADQAEFSALPGPMPKAPQSPNLVNIGSLPGVHFSSYTPLPFKPLDSFFPIFQAGQFKQEAGRTTMPLSITVNHATIDGDHLSRFFNELQAYWDQPLQYLG, encoded by the coding sequence ATGACCATCACTAAACCAAACATGCACGCTGTTGCTATCGACCAAGAAACCTGGCCACGCCAACCGTATTTTTATTATTTTACAAAACTGGCCCCCAGTGGTTTCAGTCTCACAGTCAATATGGATGTTACTAGGACTCTAACTTGGACAAAAGCCCACCAGGTCAAATTTAACGCGGCTTATCTTTACCTAGTGAGTCGCTTGCTGACCACCCATCCCGAAATGCGCGTTGGCTATTTGAACGACCAACTGGTGACCTTTGACGTGCTCCACCCGTCGTATACGATTCTGCACGCGGACCGGACAATGGCCAATTTATGGACAACGTACGATAATAATTTCCGAACTTTTTATCAACACTATTTAGCCGACCAAGCTGAATTCAGTGCGCTTCCAGGGCCAATGCCGAAAGCACCGCAATCCCCAAATTTGGTCAATATCGGCAGCCTTCCGGGTGTTCATTTTAGCAGTTACACACCGCTGCCATTCAAACCGCTGGATAGCTTTTTTCCAATTTTTCAGGCGGGTCAGTTCAAGCAGGAGGCTGGCAGAACCACGATGCCGCTGAGCATTACGGTCAATCACGCCACCATCGACGGGGACCATCTCAGTCGCTTTTTTAATGAACTCCAAGCCTATTGGGACCAACCGTTACAATATTTAGGGTGA
- a CDS encoding GIY-YIG nuclease family protein, whose protein sequence is MQPAEKRDLQQKYKLAPTYYGVIQITNERNHKIWIDVVPNLHNRWAFYQLNLNKNFYRANPLQTDWNQQSPADFSYQVLWQKETTAVTNMRATLKELKNKWLHDLQPFDEHGYNRRPKDWQED, encoded by the coding sequence ATGCAACCAGCAGAAAAACGCGATTTACAGCAAAAATACAAACTAGCGCCAACTTATTATGGCGTCATTCAAATTACAAACGAACGCAACCACAAAATTTGGATTGATGTTGTCCCCAATTTGCATAACCGGTGGGCCTTTTATCAACTCAATCTTAATAAGAACTTTTATCGCGCCAATCCGTTACAGACTGATTGGAATCAGCAGTCGCCCGCCGACTTTTCGTATCAAGTCTTGTGGCAAAAGGAAACAACGGCTGTCACGAATATGCGCGCCACACTTAAGGAACTCAAAAATAAATGGCTGCACGATTTACAACCATTCGATGAACATGGCTATAATCGGCGCCCAAAAGATTGGCAGGAAGACTAA
- a CDS encoding DUF2087 domain-containing protein yields MNLTNLTIDDLKRGWHQTATALSCNYCDASWEPSTAIEMIEQHLTIVHGGNQSSLIHLDSRYNTLTAKQQNLLTAFATGIKDADLAKQFQLAAATIRHQKFTFREKAKQAKLYLAIYQSVFESGQTSNDLIALPEQPGIVDDRFAITEDEVAQTLKQYFDFDHEPLQLKRWPKKQKTIVMILTRIIDEIPLKQPLSEAELNTYLRPIYFDYTTLRRYLIDYGFLRRTVDGRQYWRTTTQED; encoded by the coding sequence ATGAACCTAACTAATTTAACGATCGACGATTTAAAGCGCGGTTGGCATCAAACCGCCACTGCTCTGTCCTGTAACTACTGTGATGCCAGCTGGGAACCGAGCACTGCGATCGAAATGATCGAACAACACTTGACGATCGTCCATGGCGGTAACCAGTCATCATTAATTCACTTGGATAGTCGCTATAACACTTTAACCGCTAAGCAACAAAATTTACTGACCGCTTTTGCGACCGGCATTAAGGATGCTGACTTAGCCAAACAATTTCAATTAGCGGCGGCAACGATTCGCCATCAAAAATTTACCTTTCGTGAAAAAGCCAAGCAAGCGAAATTGTACCTAGCCATCTATCAATCCGTCTTTGAGAGTGGCCAGACGAGTAATGATCTGATTGCCTTACCAGAACAACCCGGAATCGTTGATGACCGCTTTGCCATTACTGAAGACGAAGTGGCCCAAACGCTGAAGCAGTACTTCGACTTTGACCACGAGCCATTACAATTGAAGCGCTGGCCGAAGAAACAGAAGACGATCGTCATGATTTTGACCCGAATCATTGATGAAATTCCGCTGAAACAACCGCTCAGTGAAGCCGAGCTCAACACTTATTTGCGACCGATTTATTTTGATTACACCACACTGCGCCGCTACCTGATCGACTACGGCTTCTTAAGACGAACTGTCGATGGCCGGCAATACTGGCGTACAACGACTCAGGAGGATTAA
- a CDS encoding ABC transporter ATP-binding protein, with protein sequence MTEAILSVTHLNKLFKRQPVLQDVTFDCEPGRIIGLVGANGAGKTTIMKSILGLIRTEGAVRIAGQAMQFDRHPSLAQVGALIEYPSLYPYLSGWDNLRLFARDQDVAAQIQALVTQFDMSDYIHRKARTYSLGMKQKLGIALAFLNHPQLVILDEPMNGLDPQGTKQLRDFIVAQKQQGVTLLISSHILGELQKLADDLVIIDHGRVIQRTTMAAALALTEHYVVVATEHDGQAKAALTAAGYQLAAGTPVKLLLAPDQSVADVLAVLQQQHITVTDVQHQDADLEQIVLTLLASSKA encoded by the coding sequence GTGACTGAAGCAATTTTAAGTGTCACGCATCTCAATAAGCTATTCAAACGCCAGCCGGTCTTGCAGGATGTGACTTTTGACTGTGAACCGGGACGCATTATTGGCTTAGTGGGCGCGAACGGTGCTGGAAAAACGACGATTATGAAATCGATTTTGGGGCTCATTCGTACTGAAGGCGCCGTGAGGATTGCGGGTCAAGCGATGCAATTTGACCGGCATCCTTCATTGGCGCAGGTCGGGGCCTTGATTGAATATCCGAGCCTGTACCCCTATCTGAGTGGCTGGGATAATCTGCGGTTGTTTGCACGTGATCAGGACGTTGCGGCACAAATTCAAGCGCTCGTGACCCAGTTTGACATGTCCGATTATATTCATCGTAAGGCCCGGACCTATTCGCTAGGGATGAAACAAAAACTGGGGATTGCGCTGGCATTTTTGAACCATCCGCAACTGGTCATCTTGGATGAACCGATGAACGGGCTCGATCCCCAGGGCACCAAGCAACTGCGTGATTTTATTGTGGCTCAAAAACAGCAGGGGGTGACGTTGCTGATTTCCAGTCATATTCTGGGCGAATTACAAAAATTAGCGGATGACCTGGTCATTATTGACCATGGTCGCGTCATTCAGCGGACGACGATGGCCGCAGCTCTGGCGTTGACTGAACATTACGTTGTGGTCGCGACTGAACATGACGGTCAGGCCAAAGCAGCCTTGACTGCGGCGGGTTATCAGTTAGCAGCCGGAACGCCTGTTAAACTGCTGCTAGCACCGGATCAATCAGTGGCGGATGTCTTAGCCGTATTGCAACAGCAGCACATCACGGTGACAGATGTTCAACACCAGGACGCCGATTTGGAACAGATCGTGTTGACCTTATTAGCGTCATCTAAGGCCTAG
- a CDS encoding ABC transporter permease subunit, with product MITLYRQELRKLLKKQSTWWCPGILIALAVTFASLARVNAKLFPAKALFNDNFETGQFLVFFIMGTAAAMVTMEYQYGTIKTVLTQSYTRGQVLVSKWLTMLTYSLILYVGTLGLTLLLKVSLLNDKFMVFAHPSFWKQWLAATAGDFMNTWLLLSLVLLVATGFKRSGTAVAVGIVGYFLLSLVNVPMIALIKKYAWLKWNPINMFNYASQLRVASLSHVTKLSNMQFFWGNLVYIGLFLALGWLLFRRREV from the coding sequence ATGATAACTTTATATCGACAAGAATTGCGTAAGTTGCTTAAGAAGCAATCGACGTGGTGGTGTCCCGGTATCTTAATCGCACTAGCAGTAACCTTTGCTAGTCTGGCACGCGTCAATGCCAAACTCTTCCCCGCTAAAGCTTTGTTCAACGATAATTTTGAAACGGGGCAATTCCTGGTCTTCTTTATTATGGGCACGGCTGCGGCGATGGTGACGATGGAATATCAATATGGCACCATCAAAACGGTCTTGACCCAGTCGTATACGCGGGGGCAGGTCCTGGTCAGTAAATGGCTGACGATGTTAACGTACAGTTTGATTTTATACGTGGGGACGCTAGGGTTGACGTTGCTGCTAAAAGTCAGTCTCCTCAACGATAAGTTCATGGTCTTTGCCCATCCTAGCTTTTGGAAACAGTGGTTAGCCGCTACGGCCGGGGACTTCATGAATACTTGGCTGTTACTTAGTCTCGTGTTACTCGTTGCGACGGGCTTTAAACGGTCAGGGACGGCGGTGGCTGTCGGCATCGTCGGGTACTTTTTACTTTCACTTGTCAACGTGCCGATGATTGCGCTGATTAAAAAGTACGCGTGGCTCAAATGGAATCCAATCAACATGTTCAACTATGCGTCACAGCTGCGGGTTGCTTCACTCAGCCATGTGACCAAGTTATCCAACATGCAATTTTTCTGGGGTAACTTAGTCTATATTGGCCTTTTCTTGGCGTTAGGTTGGCTGTTGTTCCGGCGGCGCGAAGTGTGA
- a CDS encoding NFACT RNA binding domain-containing protein, with amino-acid sequence MSFDGLFTHAMVTELRQTLVGGRISKINQPYQNELILTIRANRQNYPVLLSADPTYPRIQTTQIPYVNPAVPTNFAMMMRKYLQGAVVTAVTQMANDRVVHLTVATRNELGDAETLTLIIEIMARHSNVILVDDQTSKIIDVIKHVGADQNRYRLLLPGATYIQPPKQDKIDPFTPNTDYQTLVRDYPNEDVLAKQLQQHYQGLGRDSAQQLAADLHQPGDLAAHYQAFLTQFNHPEPTLITLPNRKTMFAAGKFDHFGPATRQFDTLSQLLDFYYADAAQRERVQQQAGNLIRVVKNNLKKNRNKLKKLEQTLANTKQADELRLKGEILTTYLHEVKRGMTEITLPDYYHDNAPLKIQLSNQLSPSRNAQKYFSRYQKQKNAVGYVGEQIDLTQAEIDYLDNIQTQIELASPADIAEIREELTQQGYLKQHHTKKKQRSSRRPSQPQAFVATDGTPISVGKNNRQNDQLTLKTAHKSDYWLHTQKIPGSHVIVHSDHPSETTLMEAANLAAYFSKARDSATVPVDYVQVRRIRKPNGAKPGFVIYEGQKTLYVSPDAQLVEQLTPKD; translated from the coding sequence ATGTCCTTTGATGGTTTATTCACCCATGCGATGGTCACCGAATTACGCCAAACCTTAGTTGGCGGTCGTATTTCCAAAATTAATCAGCCCTACCAAAACGAGTTAATCCTCACGATTCGTGCTAATCGGCAGAATTATCCAGTCTTGCTATCGGCTGACCCGACCTATCCACGGATTCAGACCACCCAAATTCCATACGTCAATCCAGCCGTACCAACGAACTTCGCGATGATGATGCGGAAGTACTTGCAAGGCGCAGTCGTCACTGCCGTCACCCAGATGGCTAATGACCGGGTCGTTCACCTGACTGTCGCAACCCGCAACGAGTTAGGTGATGCTGAGACACTGACGTTGATTATCGAAATCATGGCGCGGCACAGTAACGTCATTTTAGTTGATGATCAAACGAGCAAAATCATCGATGTCATCAAGCACGTGGGCGCCGACCAAAACCGCTACCGGTTGTTACTACCCGGTGCCACCTATATCCAGCCACCCAAGCAAGACAAAATCGATCCGTTCACGCCCAATACTGATTATCAAACATTGGTGCGCGATTATCCGAACGAAGATGTCCTTGCTAAGCAATTGCAACAGCACTATCAAGGGTTGGGTCGCGACAGTGCTCAACAGTTGGCCGCCGATTTGCACCAACCAGGTGATTTAGCCGCACACTACCAGGCCTTCTTAACACAATTTAATCATCCAGAGCCAACGCTAATTACCTTGCCAAATCGTAAAACGATGTTTGCGGCCGGCAAGTTCGACCACTTTGGCCCGGCTACCCGCCAGTTTGACACGCTCAGTCAGTTGCTCGATTTTTACTATGCGGATGCAGCGCAACGCGAACGCGTCCAGCAACAAGCCGGCAATTTGATTCGGGTCGTCAAAAACAACCTGAAGAAGAACCGTAACAAGCTCAAAAAGCTGGAACAGACTTTAGCCAATACCAAGCAGGCCGATGAACTCCGGCTCAAGGGTGAAATTCTGACGACTTATTTACACGAGGTCAAACGTGGGATGACTGAAATTACATTACCTGATTATTATCATGATAATGCACCATTAAAAATTCAGTTGTCTAACCAGTTGTCACCTTCACGCAACGCCCAAAAATACTTCTCGCGGTATCAGAAACAAAAGAATGCGGTCGGCTATGTCGGTGAACAGATCGACTTGACGCAGGCTGAAATCGACTACCTGGATAACATTCAGACCCAGATCGAATTAGCCAGCCCAGCCGACATCGCCGAAATTCGCGAAGAATTGACGCAACAGGGCTATCTGAAGCAACATCATACCAAGAAGAAGCAGCGTAGTTCACGGCGGCCTAGTCAACCACAGGCGTTTGTTGCAACGGATGGCACCCCCATCTCAGTCGGTAAGAACAATCGACAAAATGACCAGTTGACGCTAAAAACCGCTCATAAGAGTGATTATTGGCTGCATACGCAGAAAATTCCGGGATCTCACGTCATCGTGCATTCTGATCACCCGAGTGAAACGACCTTGATGGAAGCGGCCAACCTGGCTGCCTACTTCTCAAAGGCTCGTGATTCTGCGACAGTCCCCGTTGATTACGTCCAAGTACGGCGAATCCGCAAACCAAACGGCGCCAAGCCTGGATTCGTGATTTATGAAGGGCAAAAGACTTTATACGTCTCACCGGATGCCCAACTTGTCGAACAGCTCACACCGAAAGATTAG
- a CDS encoding MarR family winged helix-turn-helix transcriptional regulator — protein sequence MKSSLTALAETAKLQTASLKQLTKAQGVTVAEWQLLIQLNTGANTQEKLATAMQLDTSTLSRQLASLVKKEKLSKEAVGRDRRQLVYTITPAGLTALNAINAAYEQFEADVFDKWPQDEQNLLRILLNRLNKSVSRILEP from the coding sequence ATGAAATCAAGCTTAACGGCACTAGCAGAGACGGCTAAACTCCAAACGGCCAGCTTAAAACAATTGACCAAGGCACAAGGGGTGACGGTTGCGGAATGGCAATTACTGATCCAATTGAACACGGGTGCGAACACGCAAGAAAAATTAGCCACGGCGATGCAATTGGATACCTCAACACTTAGCCGGCAACTCGCCAGCCTCGTTAAAAAGGAGAAACTCAGCAAGGAAGCGGTCGGCCGCGACCGGCGCCAACTCGTTTATACGATTACGCCTGCTGGCCTGACTGCACTCAACGCGATCAACGCCGCTTATGAACAGTTTGAAGCCGACGTTTTTGACAAGTGGCCCCAAGATGAACAAAACTTATTGCGGATCTTGTTGAATCGTCTCAACAAATCAGTCAGTCGGATTTTAGAACCCTAA
- a CDS encoding DegV family protein: protein MKIAVVTDSTSYLTPQEVADNDIHVVPIPVIIDGKVYQEGVDIKTDDFYANMKSFKSFPSTSQPPVGEMVAFYNRLGDQGYDAVISIHLASTISGFYNSLMNMRDMVDNIQLYPYDSQITVRLMGYLALEAARMAKAGRSVDEILARMDDLRASMGEYFIVDDLQNLVRGGRLSNASAFIGSVLRIKPLLTFDDDSHEIVAFEKVRSTKKALARVEQLFAQAQAKVDYPLRAIIVQGNNLAAAEDWKQKLQQQYPDMPIDITYFGPVIGAHLGDKSLALAWLKDIDKAYPDAD from the coding sequence ATGAAGATTGCTGTTGTTACTGACAGCACGAGCTATTTGACACCGCAAGAGGTCGCGGACAACGATATTCATGTCGTGCCGATTCCGGTTATTATAGATGGAAAAGTGTATCAAGAAGGGGTCGATATCAAGACTGACGACTTCTATGCCAATATGAAATCTTTCAAGTCATTCCCTAGTACGTCGCAACCACCCGTGGGGGAAATGGTGGCGTTTTACAATCGACTTGGTGATCAAGGTTACGATGCCGTCATTAGTATTCATTTAGCTAGTACGATCTCCGGCTTTTACAATAGTCTAATGAATATGCGCGACATGGTCGATAACATTCAACTTTACCCGTACGATTCACAAATCACGGTGCGGTTGATGGGCTATTTGGCACTAGAAGCGGCGCGGATGGCGAAAGCTGGTCGTTCAGTCGATGAAATTCTAGCACGGATGGATGACTTACGAGCTTCCATGGGCGAGTATTTTATTGTCGATGATTTACAAAATTTAGTGCGGGGCGGCCGGCTATCTAACGCTTCCGCTTTTATCGGTAGTGTGCTACGAATCAAGCCACTACTGACCTTTGATGATGACAGTCATGAAATCGTGGCCTTTGAAAAGGTCCGCTCGACCAAGAAAGCACTGGCGCGTGTCGAACAGCTCTTCGCACAAGCACAAGCGAAGGTCGATTACCCATTGCGAGCCATCATCGTTCAAGGCAATAACTTAGCGGCAGCTGAGGATTGGAAACAAAAATTGCAGCAGCAGTATCCTGACATGCCAATTGATATCACGTATTTTGGCCCGGTCATTGGGGCGCATTTAGGTGATAAGTCGCTCGCGCTCGCTTGGTTGAAAGATATTGACAAGGCTTATCCAGATGCAGATTAA
- a CDS encoding GNAT family N-acetyltransferase, protein MQIKFEATPANRAAAYALRQAVFVEERGIAATVEFDEKDTDERLYGVAYLRPDLPVATLRLEPQADGVMRFGRVCTRQAYRGQGLGQQLLTAAEDWAVTHGYQLGTIHGELTAQSFYERCGYQATAGPYDEDGAPVVVMHKQLFG, encoded by the coding sequence ATGCAGATTAAATTTGAAGCGACGCCCGCCAATCGGGCAGCAGCGTACGCCCTGCGTCAAGCGGTCTTCGTTGAAGAACGGGGCATCGCAGCGACGGTTGAGTTTGATGAAAAGGACACCGACGAGCGGCTATATGGGGTGGCCTACTTGCGTCCGGACTTGCCGGTAGCGACCCTACGATTGGAACCACAAGCGGACGGGGTCATGCGTTTTGGCCGCGTTTGTACGCGTCAAGCGTATCGTGGTCAGGGCCTTGGCCAACAGTTGTTGACCGCCGCCGAAGACTGGGCCGTGACGCATGGCTATCAATTAGGTACGATTCACGGCGAGCTTACGGCGCAGTCATTTTATGAGCGCTGTGGCTATCAGGCCACCGCTGGCCCCTATGATGAGGACGGCGCGCCCGTGGTCGTCATGCACAAGCAATTATTCGGATAA